From Etheostoma cragini isolate CJK2018 chromosome 1, CSU_Ecrag_1.0, whole genome shotgun sequence, a single genomic window includes:
- the rnf128a gene encoding E3 ubiquitin-protein ligase RNF128a, with protein MGKKTQHCLLRLLCLSVLVHYSAALVFWTAVIEIRYVNSNNTPEDKYCDCGVYGRNSPVEGVNGIVALPKGDPEGCGSDHVYNRNISSPPWIALVKRGNCTFSEKISAAHRQGATGVVVYNVDGSGNSTLQMSHSAEDDVVAIMIGNSQGMEIAKVVKNGTEVLMRISVGSPHGPWMDTYWLYFLSIAFFIVTAASIAYFVFISANRIYSLTMHRRSEKKLKSEAKKAIGRLQVRKLKAGDEETTSESHVCAVCIDSYKAGEVVTVLTCDHIFHKTCIEPWLLERRTCPMCKCDILTALGVEEETKENLSAESPPDVTVITVTGGQPMYEVPLTDPASPHPERQPHLYDNRAFQGDAEAGRR; from the coding sequence ATGGGTAAGAAGACACAACACTGTCTGCTGCGTTTGCTGTGTTTGTCGGTGCTTGTTCACTATTCAGCAGCCTTGGTGTTTTGGACAGCCGTAATAGAAATAAGATATGTTAACAGCAACAATACGCCTGAAGACAAATACTGTGACTGTGGGGTGTATGGTCGTAACTCCCCCGTGGAGGGAGTCAACGGCATTGTTGCACTTCCCAAGGGAGACCCCGAAGGCTGTGGCTCAGACCATGTCTACAACCGCAATATCAGCTCCCCGCCTTGGATAGCCCTGGTAAAAAGGGGCAACTGCACTTTCAGTGAGAAGATCAGTGCTGCCCACCGACAAGGAGCAACTGGTGTGGTGGTCTATAATGTGGATGGCAGTGGCAACAGCACCCTTCAGATGTCACACTCGGCTGAAGACGATGTCGTGGCTATCATGATTGGCAACTCTCAGGGCATGGAGATTGCCAAGGTGGTGAAGAATGGGACAGAGGTACTGATGCGTATTTCTGTGGGCAGCCCTCATGGACCCTGGATGGACACATACTGGCTTTACTTTCTGTCCATCGCCTTCTTTATTGTGACGGCAGCCTCCATCGCCTACTTTGTGTTTATCTCTGCCAATCGTATCTACAGTCTGACCATGCATAGGCGCAGTGAGAAGAAGCTAAAATCTGAGGCAAAGAAGGCGATTGGCCGTCTGCAAGTACGGAAACTCAAGGCAGGGGACGAGGAAACTACCTCTGAGTCccatgtgtgtgcagtgtgtattGATTCCTACAAAGCAGGGGAAGTGGTGACCGTGCTGACATGTGACCACATCTTTCACAAAACCTGCATCGAGCCCTGGCTGCTGGAGAGGAGAACCTGCCCCATGTGTAAGTGTGACATCCTGACGGCCCTGGGGGTTGAGGAGGAAACAAAAGAGAACCTTTCTGCTGAGTCCCCACCAGATGTCACTGTGATCACAGTGACAGGAGGACAACCCATGTATGAAGTCCCACTGACTGACCCCGCAAGCCCGCACCCAGAGAGACAGCCGCATCTCTATGACAACAGGGCCTTCCAGGGAGACGCCGAGGCTGGGAGAAGATGA